From the genome of Triticum aestivum cultivar Chinese Spring chromosome 3B, IWGSC CS RefSeq v2.1, whole genome shotgun sequence, one region includes:
- the LOC123068779 gene encoding bromodomain-containing protein 4: MNTSQFMDKQILGLAASAAPSPSLAGGGSGGSELLDLMGPDPQEESEDGLRRRHHHSANGTATDVLPSYDFQPMRTAAAAPAAAPPSWGSLDSNSKAASVSASASSPYNLKSAGILENRVPKNVNHEEDRSNFGLVTIADIDRTMKKYSDNLLYALEGVSSRLSQLEGRTHHLESSVDEFKLTIGNYNGSTDGKLRQLENMLREIQAGVQIMRDKQEIVEMQLHLAKLQIPKTETQSSENSGVGQADSRHQSVAPQQAGAPPQHQPQTFPALPAPNAPPPPPTLQSQPPAQFLGHSSAPSVPALPQEPYYTPSAQTTEAIHQQYQAPPVPQPQAPPAPQQQYQAPPVPQPQAPPAPPQQYQAPPVPQAHAPPAPPQQYQAPPVPQAQAPPPPPQQYQTPSQFSQYSQQPQPTNVNPSSPLAPPAPQQTEYAPSHSYPPNVRTPSAYMPPPNESAPPFYGQNPSMYEPPAIRPNSGPPPSYGAPGYGPQGGSSFSESYGYTGSPSYRGNAGMKPTPFAPSGPSSGGSGNSYGTRLPTARILPQAEPVSSSPTAASGNRVALDDVVEKVATMGFSREQVRATVRRLTENGQNVDLNVVLDKLMNG; the protein is encoded by the exons atgaacacgtcgCAGTTCATGGACAAGCAGATCCTCggcctcgccgcctccgccgccccctccccctccctcgcggGCGGCGGGAGCGGGGGCTCGGAGCTCCTCGATCTGATGGGCCCCGACCCCCaggaggagagcgaggacggcctgcgccgccgccaccaccacagcGCCAACGGCACCGCCACCGACGTGCTGCCCAGCTACGACTTCCAGCCCATGCGCACCGCCgcggccgcccccgccgccgcgccgccctcgtGGGGTTCCCTCGACTCCAACTCCAAGGCCGCCTCGGTCTCCGCCTCCGCCTCGTCCCCATACAACCTCAAG AGTGCTGGTATATTGGAGAACCGTGTGCCGAAGAATGTTAATCATGAGGAAGACAGGAGTAACTTTGGACTGGTAACTATAGCAGATATTGATCGAACCATGAAGAAGTATTCTGATAACCTGTTGTATGCACTAGAAGGTGTAAGCTCAAGGCTTTCACAGCTGGAGGGTAGAACGCACCATCTTGAAAGTTCTGTTGATGAGTTCAAGCTAACAATTGGCAACTATAATGGTAGCACTGATGGAAAACTGAGGCAACTTGAGAATATGTTGAGGGAG ATTCAAGCGGGTGTACAGATTATGCGTGACAAGCAGGAAATTGTTGAAATGCAGCTTCATCTTGCAAAGCTGCAGATACCCAAAACTGAGACCCAGTCATCAGAAAATAGTGGGGTTGGACAGGCAGACTCGCGGCACCAGTCAGTTGCTCCGCAGCAGGCAGGCGCTCCGCCGCAACATCAACCCCAAACTTTTCCTGCCCTTCCTGCTCCTAACGCGCCGCCTCCACCTCCAACACTTCAAAGTCAGCCTCCAGCACAGTTCCTAGGTCATTCATCGGCTCCCTCTGTACCAGCTTTACCACAGGAACCCTACTACACACCATCTGCCCAGACAACTGAAGCCATTCATCAGCAGTATCAAGCCCCTCCAGTTCCACAGCCGCAGGCGCCTCCAGCACCACAACAGCAGTATCAAGCCCCTCCAGTTCCACAGCCACAGGCGCCTCCAGCTCCACCACAGCAGTATCAAGCCCCTCCAGTTCCACAGGCACATGCACCTCCAGCTCCACCACAGCAGTATCAAGCCCCTCCAGTTCCACAGGCGCAGGCGCCTCCACCTCCGCCACAACAGTATCAAACCCCGTCTCAGTTTTCTCAATATTCACAACAACCTCAGCCTACAAATGTTAACCCTTCAAGTCCACTTGCACCTCCTGCACCCCAGCAGACAGAGTATGCGCCTTCTCATAGCTATCCACCAAATGTTCGCACTCCTTCAGCTTACATGCCGCCGCCAAATGAATCAGCCCCGCCCTTCTATGGACAGAATCCTAGCATGTATGAACCTCCTGCAATCAGGCCCAACTCTGGGCCACCGCCATCCTATGGTGCCCCTGGGTATGGGCCACAGGGAGGAAGTAGCTTTTCTGAATCATATGGTTACACTGGATCTCCTTCTTACCGTGGGAATGCTGGAATGAAGCCCACTCCTTTTGCTCCCTCAGGACCATCCTCTGGGGGTAGCGGCAACAGCTACGGCACCAGGCTCCCCACAGCTCGGATACTACCACAAGCAGAGCCAGTCAGTTCCAGCCCAACCGCTGCATCGGGCAACAGGGTGGCCCTTGATGATGTGGTAGAGAAGGTTGCGACCATGGGGTTCTCAAGGGAGCAGGTGAGGGCAACTGTGCGGAGGCTGACCGAGAATGGGCAGAACGTCGACCTGAATGTGGTGCTCGACAAGCTGATGAACGGGTGA